TGGGCCAAGAATTAACTTGCGAATTACACAATCCCCATCCAAACGCTTGAGAGTAATAATATCCCCTAGCGATCGCTTACTGAGTTCATAAAGCGGACTTAAGGCTGGAGAAACCTCAGCTTCAGAAGTGTTTACCCAAATTTCCTTCGTTGCTTTTGCTTGTGGGCCTGTGACAGTTGTCGAAAATATATCCATCAACCGCAATGCCGAAAAGGTATTCACCTCATAAGAGGAGTTAATAGCCTCCGGTGTGCGGCTGGTGTAAACATTGATTCCGTGGTTGATAATTAAAATATCTACTTTCTCTAAAGTATTCCTCAAATTGGCTTCATTTCCCAACTGCCAGGGAACTACTTTCACGCCAACTTGCTCTCCTAATTTTTCTGGATTAGTGGTTAATGCCACGACTTTAGCATTATTCTTGACAAGTTCCGCCGCTAATGCTTGTCCCAACGCTCCTGATGCTCCAGTTAAAGCGATGGTTTTCCCCTTGAGAGACAATCCTGTACCCAGAATTTTATCTACTAAGGGAAAGACACCACTATAGTAAGCGTTGACATCATCAAAATGATGCCGCCAATGGTAAGACCGATTCACCCACCAAATAGATGGTATTGTCTCTAAAGGGCCGGGTAGATGGTTATAGTCTGTATCAATTTTTCCTTGAAAATACCGCACAGACGCACCATACAAGAAGGTGCAAGCATAAGCTACTCCCAACCATAACCCCGGTTGCTGGAT
This Nostoc sp. C052 DNA region includes the following protein-coding sequences:
- a CDS encoding bifunctional sterol desaturase/short chain dehydrogenase yields the protein MIKMLAENLIGIEARLQINWVWLNASLQFAGWGLFSLLLAEVLRDTYHALCHQVNWLAKWHNKHHSAYRRDLSIVSLKIYQESQLYHDILESSLLLLVLLVIALIIQQPGLWLGVAYACTFLYGASVRYFQGKIDTDYNHLPGPLETIPSIWWVNRSYHWRHHFDDVNAYYSGVFPLVDKILGTGLSLKGKTIALTGASGALGQALAAELVKNNAKVVALTTNPEKLGEQVGVKVVPWQLGNEANLRNTLEKVDILIINHGINVYTSRTPEAINSSYEVNTFSALRLMDIFSTTVTGPQAKATKEIWVNTSEAEVSPALSPLYELSKRSLGDIITLKRLDGDCVIRKLILGPFKSQLNPYGVMSAQQVARAILFWARRDFRNIIVAINPLTYLLFPLKETSTSLYYRLFSRTAKSEPDLGNNSQKE